In Dermacentor albipictus isolate Rhodes 1998 colony chromosome 6, USDA_Dalb.pri_finalv2, whole genome shotgun sequence, the following proteins share a genomic window:
- the LOC139061436 gene encoding uncharacterized protein yields MGDRETEAQDDKTAMITYMGAIMQLDAEIEAAKAEADAIEEELLIVNNLMMTIDSVTEQSVNRDRWSFSRRTRWFEETVPLLGEKFFKRAFRVTPATFRYIVDAVRPLLERQNTNMREAITLDKRVAIGLYRLCSSAEDRSVAELFAVGRSTVNVAYRELCEAVIHTMEAEWIKMPTASSMAEHIREFTATLEFPQAIGALDGCHFPVSPPRESATDYRNYKGWYSIILLALVDHKYRFRYINVGSPGRCHDAYVYHRSRLADAVKGPLFRRPLATISGTAVPPLILCDQAFPLTVNLIKPFSHRAQLSEEQRLFNYNLSKARRIVENAFGRLKARFRFILKRMECNIDNARLVIRACCALNNVCEHFGDTVLQQWLVEAQNNDGGLHQPDHSTDAEEGTGSDVRAALVRHFQQS; encoded by the exons ATGGGTGACAGAGAGACTGAAGCTCAAGATGACAAGACTGCTATGATAACCTATATGGGTGCGATCATGCAGCTTGATGCCGAGATTGAGGCCGCAAAAGCGGAAGCCGACGCCATCGAGGAAGAGCTGCTGATCGTCAACAATTTGATGATGACGATAGACTCGGTGACCGAACAAAGCGTCAACAGAGATAGATGGTCGTTCTCTCGCCGGACGAGGTGGTTTGAGGAGACTGTGCCATTGCTTGGTGAGAAGTTTTTCAAACGTGCATTCCGCGTAACGCCGGCGACTTTTCGCTACATCGTGGACGCCGTGAGACCGCTGCTCGAGCGTCAGAACACGAACATGCGTGAAGCCATCACCCTCGATAAACGTGTCGCGATTGGCTTGTACCGGTTGTGTTCTTCAGCTGAAGACCGTAGTGTCGCCGAATTGTTTGCTGTGGGACGCTCAACCGTCAACGTGGCCTACAGAGAGTTGTGCGAGGCTGTTATCCACACTATGGAGGCGGAGTGGATCAAGATGCCCACAGCTTCAAGCATGGCCGAGCACATTCGCGAGTTCACGGCCACGTTGGAATTCCCGCAAGCCATAGGAGCACTAGACGGGTGCCATTTCCCCGTTTCACCGCCCAGGGAGAGCGCCACCGACTATAGGAACTATAAAGGATG GTACAGCATCATCCTCCTCGCACTGGTCGACCACAAGTATAGGTTCCGGTACATCAATGTGGGTTCTCCTGGCCGCTGCCACGATGCATATGTGTACCACCGCTCAAGACTAGCAGACGCAGTCAAGGGCCCCCTGTTCCGCCGACCACTAGCAACAATCAGTGGTACAGCTGTGCCACCCTTAATACTATGCGACCAAGCATTTCCACTCACTGTAAACCTGATCAAGCCATTCAGCCACAGGGCACAGTTAAGTGAAGAACAAAGGTTATTTAATTACAACCTTTCCAAAGCCCGACGGATTGTGGAGAATGCCTTTGGTAGGCTCAAGGCAAGATTTCGCTTTATCTTGAAAAGGATGGAGTGCAACATCGACAATGCCCGCCTTGTCATTCGTGCCTGCTGTGCTCTGAACAATGTGTGCGAACATTTTGGTGACACTGTGCTCCAACAATGGCTGGTCGAGGCTCAAAACAATGATGGCGGCCTCCATCAGCCTGACCACAGCACAGATGCTGAGGAAGGCACAGGCAGTGATGTGAGAGCAGCTCTTGTCAGGCACTTCCAGCAGAGCTGA